A genome region from Ignavibacteriota bacterium includes the following:
- a CDS encoding DUF2723 domain-containing protein, with translation MMQFFTRLFRHPLVPGAAIAACALVVYVRTLLPGIGFIDSGELVTVVHSLGIAHPTGYPLFTLVGWVFAHLPFGGEEAYRLNVMAAILCALSLIFYYRVAQMILAGPAKKMQVPVEIVQAAAAGGVLFLAFSRTFWVQALAVEVYSLHILMISLVLVLVLEARAKGSQVLWILASFVLGLSFTNHMTTILLVPGVLYFYGTSIGSWRGMVRGVLRLVPAFVLGLSVYLYLPLRASASPVCNWGDPSSPGRFLSHLSGKQYRVWIFSSTEVAMKHLGAFVQGIPGEFAVAGLVFGVIGFIALWMKDRQIAAGTLIMFVVCVLYAINYDIQDIDSYYLLAYICVGMWAAAGLLVAGGWLVRAIGMPWRVVGALMVVAGSLPCAVHYRAVDGSSDHLVEDYTANMFASLQPGALVLSYQWDYWVSASYYVQEVRRERRDVLVIDKELLRRSWYLKELAAKAPVFMEKVAMEVDLFGRELAKFEQGVPYDGQVIEARYVGMIRAMIARGMEERAVYVTSEIEPEFTAGMVRVPEGLAMRVVADTLFHPTPLKEFRARPNARGGRLEDMIWRLYGGAYLARGDYYLLHGLAEEAKNAYLWGISMDPTSMELRSRLSGLR, from the coding sequence ATGATGCAGTTCTTCACGCGACTCTTCCGGCATCCTCTTGTGCCTGGCGCTGCCATTGCGGCGTGTGCCCTGGTTGTCTACGTCCGGACCTTGCTGCCGGGCATCGGGTTCATTGACAGCGGGGAGCTCGTGACCGTCGTGCATTCGCTCGGGATCGCGCACCCGACCGGCTATCCGCTGTTCACGCTTGTGGGGTGGGTGTTCGCGCATCTCCCGTTCGGAGGGGAGGAGGCGTATCGTCTGAATGTCATGGCCGCGATCCTCTGTGCGCTCTCGCTCATCTTCTATTATAGGGTCGCGCAGATGATCCTTGCGGGGCCGGCAAAGAAGATGCAGGTGCCCGTGGAGATCGTTCAGGCTGCGGCCGCGGGAGGTGTGCTTTTCCTTGCGTTCTCGCGGACCTTCTGGGTCCAGGCCCTTGCCGTTGAGGTCTATTCGCTGCACATCCTGATGATCTCGCTTGTCCTGGTGCTCGTGCTGGAGGCCCGTGCGAAGGGTTCGCAGGTGCTCTGGATCCTTGCGTCGTTCGTGCTCGGGCTCAGTTTCACCAACCACATGACCACGATCCTCCTGGTGCCGGGAGTACTGTATTTCTACGGGACCTCGATCGGTAGCTGGCGGGGGATGGTGCGAGGGGTGCTCCGGCTTGTCCCGGCGTTCGTCCTCGGATTGTCCGTGTATCTCTATTTGCCGTTGCGGGCATCGGCCTCGCCGGTATGCAACTGGGGGGACCCCTCGTCTCCGGGGCGCTTTCTTTCGCACCTGAGTGGCAAGCAATACCGGGTGTGGATCTTCTCGTCGACGGAAGTGGCCATGAAGCACCTCGGTGCTTTCGTGCAGGGGATCCCGGGCGAGTTCGCGGTTGCCGGCCTGGTATTCGGTGTGATCGGCTTCATTGCGCTCTGGATGAAGGACAGGCAGATCGCGGCGGGCACGTTGATCATGTTCGTGGTGTGTGTGCTGTATGCGATCAATTATGACATCCAGGATATCGATTCGTACTATCTGCTCGCGTACATCTGTGTGGGAATGTGGGCGGCCGCGGGTCTTCTGGTGGCGGGGGGGTGGTTGGTGCGGGCGATCGGGATGCCCTGGCGGGTCGTTGGCGCACTGATGGTGGTTGCCGGATCGCTGCCATGCGCCGTGCACTATCGGGCAGTTGATGGGTCATCGGATCATCTTGTGGAGGATTACACCGCGAACATGTTCGCATCGCTGCAGCCCGGGGCGCTGGTACTGTCGTATCAATGGGACTACTGGGTATCGGCGTCGTACTATGTGCAGGAGGTGCGTCGGGAGCGGCGGGATGTGCTGGTGATCGACAAGGAGTTGTTGCGTCGGTCGTGGTATTTGAAGGAACTTGCGGCAAAGGCGCCGGTGTTCATGGAGAAGGTTGCCATGGAGGTGGATCTTTTCGGGCGGGAGCTGGCGAAGTTCGAGCAGGGGGTACCATACGACGGGCAGGTGATCGAGGCGCGGTACGTGGGGATGATCCGTGCGATGATCGCCAGGGGGATGGAGGAGCGGGCGGTGTATGTGACGTCGGAGATCGAACCGGAGTTCACGGCCGGGATGGTGCGGGTGCCGGAGGGGTTGGCGATGCGGGTGGTTGCGGACACGCTGTTTCATCCGACGCCGTTGAAGGAGTTCCGGGCGAGGCCAAATGCGAGGGGGGGGCGGCTTGAGGACATGATCTGGCGGCTGTACGGGGGTGCGTATCTTGCCCGGGGGGATTATTATCTTCTGCATGGGCTTGCGGAAGAGGCAAAAAATGCCTATCTTTGGGGGATTTCGATGGATCCAACCTCGATGGAACTGCGGTCACGGCTTTCCGGCCTCCGCTGA
- the rpmG gene encoding 50S ribosomal protein L33: MRDIITLECTDCKRRNYSTTKNKKKQSGRVEHKKYCRWCSKHTTHKETR, translated from the coding sequence GTGAGAGACATCATCACGTTGGAATGCACGGACTGCAAGCGCCGGAACTACTCCACGACCAAGAACAAGAAGAAGCAGTCGGGCCGCGTGGAGCACAAGAAGTATTGCCGTTGGTGCAGCAAGCACACGACGCACAAAGAGACGCGCTGA